From the Paenibacillus tianjinensis genome, the window GCTTATCTAAGGTCAGCATTACGGACAGGCCGTCAACCTCAGGAACGCCGACCGCAGACAGAATTTCACCAAGGAACCGGCGGTTGTTCCATTTAAGGACGATGGGAATCTCCAGCCTGCGGAAGACTTCCACGGCCAGCTGCATCAGCTCGGCTTCGGCCTGCGGGCCGGCAATTCCGACCACATCGGCATCACATTGCAGGAACTCGCGCAGCCGGCCTTTTTTGACCGGGCCATCACGGAATACCTTCCCGATCTCATAACGTTTATAGGGAAACTCGATTCCCGGATTCAGCGCAATCACTTTGGCGAACGGGATCGTCAGATCATAGCGCAGTCCCAATGTGCGGCCGCCTTGGTCCGTCAGCTGATACATTTCGCGGAGAATTTCGTCACCGCCGGCATATTTGGAGGTCAGCAGCTCCAGTTCATTCAGCATGGTGGTCTCCATCGGTTCAAAATCATACAGCCCGAACAGTTCGCGCAGCGTACCCTGTACCTTTTGTCTGATCGCCTGCTCCCGTCCGAAATAATCATAGGTTCCTTTAATATTTTGCATCTTCAGCAGCTCCTTTTCATTAGCTATATCTAGGTTCCGGTAATTCCGGCAAAACAAAATAACCCCACAAAGTGGCGCTCTCACATGGAAGTTAACTCAAATACTTTGCGGGGACCCCGGAATTACAGTTTTGAAATGAAAAAAAAACGCGTAGGACCTCGTGGTCCTGCGCGTTTCGTATCCCGCAGGGAGGTCAAACGCAAAATGCGTTAGCCCTCCCTGAACTCATTCAGGTGTGCTAACGCTGCTTGTGATGATGAAGCTGATTCTGTATGATGGAAATGCTGTTTATAAGGTTCACAGGAAAAAGCTCCCTTCAGCTTTAGATTACTGCACATTATAGACGATGAAGATCATCCATGCAAGCAGCATTTTCAGCATCAAACCGAATGGACTCATACGAAAAGGGGATTATTTATGGATAATCAACAATGGATTGCAGCTGCCGAAGACTTTGCCAAAGCGCAGCTGGGCCGGGATACCACAGGCCATGACTGGTTTCATACAGACCGTGTGCGCAATACGGCTGCGTTGATCGCCGGGATGGAGGGTGCGGATGTCCTAACCTGCACCATAGCCGCGCTGCTGCATGATGTGGCTGACGAGAAGCTGAACTCTTCTAAGGAAGCGGGACTGCACAAAGTACATAACTGGCTGGTTGAGCATCTCGCAAATGAGGAGAGAATCAGACATATAATGCTGATTATTGAGACGATGTCTTTCAGTGGCGGCGGAGGGACTCCCATGTCTACACTGGAAGGACAATGTGTACAGGATGCAGACCGGCTGGATGCGCTTGGGGCAATAGGCATTGCGAGAACGATGGTTTTTTCGGGGGCAAAAGGGCGGCCGGTCTACGATCCGGATCTTACGCCGCGCGATGAATCGCTGCAGAAAGAATACCGTGATTATTCTAAGGGTACGGCGGTCAATCATTTTTATGAGAAGCTGCTGAAGCTGAAAGACCTGATGAATACACCCTATGGACGCAAGCTGGCCGAAGAACGGCATGATTTCATGCTGCTGTATCTGGAGCAATTTTATAAGGAATGGAATCAGGGCAGCCAGAAGCTGCTATAATGAGACCATGCTTAACACGGAAGGAACAACTACATGAGTGAGTTACAGTTTAGAGATTATGATTTAAATGAAGAGATTATCAAGGCACTGGACGTTCTTGGCTATCATAGCCCGACCGAAGTACAGAGCAAGGTCATTCCGGCCGCTCTGAAGGGACAGGATCTGATCGTCAAATCACAGACCGGCAGCGGCAAAACGGCCTCGTTCGGCATCCCGGTCTGTGAACTGGTGGATTGGGCGGAGAACAAACCGCAGGTCTTGGTGCTGACTCCGACAAGGGAATTAGCCGCACAGGTCAAGGAAGACATTACGAATATCGGACGCTTCAAGCGGATCAAAGCGGTGGCCTTATTCGGTAAGCAGCCGTTTGCCCCGCAGAAGATTGAGCTGACACAAAAAACGCATGTTGTAGTAGGCACGCCTGGACGGGTGTTTGACCATATCGAACGCGGCACACTGCCGCTGAACCGGATCAAGACGCTCGTCATTGACGAAGCGGATGAAATGCTCAGCATGGGCTTTATCGAGCAGATTGAGAAGATCATCCAGCAGCTTCCGCGGGAGCGGGTCACAATGCTGTTCTCGGCGACATTGCCGGAGGCTGTAAAGAACCTGTGCCGTAAATATATGACTCAGCCGGTAGATATTGAGATCGAGGCTGCCGGGATGACTACTGCATCCATTGAGCATGCCCTGATTGAAGTGAGACAAGCGGCCAAGTTCGCGCTGCTGCTCGATTTGCTTACGGTAGAGAATCCGGACAGCTGCATTATTTTTTGCCGCACCCAGGATCAGGTGAATGCGTTGTTCCGCGGGATGGCCGATCAGGAGCTTCCGGTGGACAAAATCCACGGGGGGATGATGCAGGACGAGCGGTTTGAAGTGATGAACGCTTTTAAGCGAGGCCAGTTCCGCTATTTGATCGCTACGGATGTTGCTGCCCGCGGCATTGATATCGAGAACATTACCCATGTCATCAACTATGATATCCCGATGGAAAAAGAGAGCTATGTGCACCGCACCGGCCGGACGGCCCGCGCAGGCAAAAGCGGTAAAGCCATCACGTTTGTTACGCCAAATGAACACAAATGGGTGGCGGACATTGAAGGCTATATCGGCTTCAGCATTCCGGTGATGAAGGCTCCCTCGGAGGATGCCGTAGCGTATGCCAAACCGGCTTTTGAGCAGAAGCTTGGCAAGCAGCAGGTGCGCAAGGTTGGTAAGACTGAGGTCATGAACCAGAACATCATGAAGCTGTATTTCAACGGCGGCAAGAAAAAGAAGCTCAGAGCAGTGGATTTCGTCGGCACCATTGCGAAGCTTGAGGGAATCACCGCCGATGATATCGGGATCATTACCATTCAGGATAACGTAACCTATGTGGACATTCTGAACGGTAAAGGCGCACTGGTCTTGCAGGCGATGAGAGACACTACGGTAAAAGGCAAGCTGCTTAAGGTGCATATTGCAAAAAAGTGATGTGATGTAAAAGCTGAGAAAGTCTCATTTCTTCTATGAAGGGCACTCCGTTCATGGACTGAATAGAGGCTTTTTTTGCGGCGGAAACCGGCCGCGACGTGACTTTTCCGGCTGCAAACCGCTCACGGATAGCGTACATTTCAACTTAAACTCAGGAATTATGCCTACCGGAGGGATGCAAGGATGATGAATGTCAGAAGCAGGGAATTCGCGGTTCCCTTTTTGCAAAGCTTAATCCAGGTGGATACCTGCAATCCACCGGGGAATGAGCACTGTTTGTCACAGCTGCTGCAGGAATTTTTGTTGGAGGCTGGCCTTGATAGCCGTATCACCGGCATTGGTGGAATTGAGCAGCGGCGCAGCAATCTGGAGGCGGTGTTTCCAGGCGGCGGGGGCCGGAAGCTGATGTTCTGCGGCCATCTGGATACCGTCAGTCCTTGGACAGCTGAAGCGGGGAATTACCCGCCGCATGGTGCTGTAATTGAGAACGGCCGGATGTACGGCCGGGGCACCTCCGATATGAAAAGCGGACTCGCAGCCATGCTGCTTGCTGCAGTCTCGCTGCACCAGGACGGCATCCGGCTGGGCGGCGATCTGATCTTTCTGGCGACAGCCGGGGAAGAGGTCGACAGCTGCGGAGCACGGCAATATGCGGAGCAGCACAGCCTGGCAGAGCTGGATGGCCTGGTCATCGCTGAGCCGACGGACAGCCGCGTCGCTGTCGGCCATAAAGGTGCGCTATGGCTGCGGATTTCGCTCTTCGGGCGCAGCGCCCACGGCTCCATGCCACAGCTTGGCTTGAATGCCGTGGAGGGTATGATGGAAGTAATCGCGCTGCTTCACCGCCATGCGCTGGAGTGGCAGGCCCATGATCCGGTGCTGGGCTCAAGCAGCCTGTCGGTCAACAAGATTGATGGCGGCGTGCAGACCAATGTGATTCCCGACCGCTGCACCATCGATGTGGACATCCGGACCGTTCCGCCGCTACGGCATGCTGAGCTGAGGGGCGAAATCACGGCCAAGCTGGAAGAAATTCAGCGGCTGCACTCCGGCTACCGCTATCAGGTGGAGGAGCTCCTGGACCGGAGTGTTGTCTATACTGATCCCGGTGAGGAATTAATCCGAATTGCGCTGGAGCTCGCCGGAAGGACGGGCGGCGCAAGCGGACAAGTCGGCGCGGAAGAAGTGCAGGGGGAGGCTGCTGCAAACGCAGTCGATACTGCAGTACGCGGAGTATCTTATTATACGGATGCCTCTGTACTCCATGATCACGGGAGACTACCCGTGCTGATCTATGGCCCCGGTGATCCCGGGCTTGCTCATCAGCCGGATGAGTGGGTCGATATTGAAGCTTTTCTGGATTCGATTGATTTCTACCGTAAGCTGGCCGTCTCTTTCCTTGGAGTTACCGGGGATTAGGCTGTGTCTGCTTATCGCGCCAACAAACAACCTTCCACCAGCAGCTAATGAGCTGCGAAGCAGAAGGTTGTTTGTTGGTTCATCATGTATTTTTACAAATATTTGAAGACAATGTAGGGAATGAACAGCAATTGATGCCGTTTAACCCAGTCCAAGCTGGCTGTTTCCACATATTTTATCAGTATTCAGGTATAAAGGAGGAGATAACATGAGCGAAAATGTCGGCGGATACAGCCCGTTCACTTCGACTGGCGCGATTCTGGTATTGTTCATCCTGCTTGTAATCATCACTAAATCCCTCTGGGTATAAAGTTGGATGGTCTTGCGCCGAAGCTGCCGGTCCTTATAGGCCGGCAGTTTCTTTACATAGGAGTGCCGGAAGAGAAGCTGAAATCTTATGCAATTGCAGTCATGTAAGGTTATAATGAAAC encodes:
- a CDS encoding M20 family metallopeptidase, translated to MMNVRSREFAVPFLQSLIQVDTCNPPGNEHCLSQLLQEFLLEAGLDSRITGIGGIEQRRSNLEAVFPGGGGRKLMFCGHLDTVSPWTAEAGNYPPHGAVIENGRMYGRGTSDMKSGLAAMLLAAVSLHQDGIRLGGDLIFLATAGEEVDSCGARQYAEQHSLAELDGLVIAEPTDSRVAVGHKGALWLRISLFGRSAHGSMPQLGLNAVEGMMEVIALLHRHALEWQAHDPVLGSSSLSVNKIDGGVQTNVIPDRCTIDVDIRTVPPLRHAELRGEITAKLEEIQRLHSGYRYQVEELLDRSVVYTDPGEELIRIALELAGRTGGASGQVGAEEVQGEAAANAVDTAVRGVSYYTDASVLHDHGRLPVLIYGPGDPGLAHQPDEWVDIEAFLDSIDFYRKLAVSFLGVTGD
- a CDS encoding DEAD/DEAH box helicase, producing the protein MSELQFRDYDLNEEIIKALDVLGYHSPTEVQSKVIPAALKGQDLIVKSQTGSGKTASFGIPVCELVDWAENKPQVLVLTPTRELAAQVKEDITNIGRFKRIKAVALFGKQPFAPQKIELTQKTHVVVGTPGRVFDHIERGTLPLNRIKTLVIDEADEMLSMGFIEQIEKIIQQLPRERVTMLFSATLPEAVKNLCRKYMTQPVDIEIEAAGMTTASIEHALIEVRQAAKFALLLDLLTVENPDSCIIFCRTQDQVNALFRGMADQELPVDKIHGGMMQDERFEVMNAFKRGQFRYLIATDVAARGIDIENITHVINYDIPMEKESYVHRTGRTARAGKSGKAITFVTPNEHKWVADIEGYIGFSIPVMKAPSEDAVAYAKPAFEQKLGKQQVRKVGKTEVMNQNIMKLYFNGGKKKKLRAVDFVGTIAKLEGITADDIGIITIQDNVTYVDILNGKGALVLQAMRDTTVKGKLLKVHIAKK
- a CDS encoding sporulation protein YjcZ, whose translation is MSENVGGYSPFTSTGAILVLFILLVIITKSLWV
- a CDS encoding HD domain-containing protein translates to MDNQQWIAAAEDFAKAQLGRDTTGHDWFHTDRVRNTAALIAGMEGADVLTCTIAALLHDVADEKLNSSKEAGLHKVHNWLVEHLANEERIRHIMLIIETMSFSGGGGTPMSTLEGQCVQDADRLDALGAIGIARTMVFSGAKGRPVYDPDLTPRDESLQKEYRDYSKGTAVNHFYEKLLKLKDLMNTPYGRKLAEERHDFMLLYLEQFYKEWNQGSQKLL